In Haemorhous mexicanus isolate bHaeMex1 chromosome 6, bHaeMex1.pri, whole genome shotgun sequence, a single window of DNA contains:
- the C6H11orf91 gene encoding uncharacterized protein C11orf91 homolog, giving the protein MTVQRPSWPPLYFPHFHGTEPVPRPAGGAWAPLAALCWPWQPLPAAAGPPRYAALPAPVVPEPPRLCCPPGAPRAGDAARRPPELAQLQLQEEMCELGIRLKELELAALIGDGFDARQYKILKALEEKKIQSMKAMQNLK; this is encoded by the exons ATGACCGTGCAGCGCCCGTCGTGGCCGCCGCTGTACTTCCCGCACTTCCACGGCACCGAGCCGGTGCCGCGGCCGGCCGGCGGCGCCTGGGCCCCGCTGGCCGCGCTGTGCTGGCCGTGGCAGCCGCTGCCGGCCGCGGCCGGGCCGCCGCGCTATGCCGCGCTGCCCGCTCCCGTGGTGCCGGAGCCGCCGCGCCTCTGCTGCCCGCCGGGAGCGCCGCGGGCCGGGGACGCGGCGCGGCGACCCCCGGAGCTGGcgcagctgcagctgcaggaggagatgtGCGAGCTGGGCATCCGCCttaaggagctggagctggcgGCGCTCATCGGCGACGGCTTCGACGCCAGGCAGT ATAAAATCCTGAAGGCactggaagaaaagaagataCAAAGCATGAAAGCAATGCAGAACCTGAAGTAA